From the genome of Polyodon spathula isolate WHYD16114869_AA chromosome 14, ASM1765450v1, whole genome shotgun sequence, one region includes:
- the p2ry12 gene encoding P2Y purinoceptor 12 translates to MDLTENPESLYNSTKLTEVDSVCIRDNVAHRVVFPVLYTILFIVGISLNSLAAWVFFQIPSKSNFIIYLKNIVVADLLMTLMFPFKILHDSKLGPEYLKIIVCQVTSVVFYFTMYINIILFGLISIDRYQKTVSPFKNAKTLGLQYVKVLSAAIWAFMFFLSLPNMILIKREHVSEHFKCASLKTEFALKWHEAVNYICQIIFWGNLAVVTFCYVLITKELYNSYARTKSTNKKGRKTIKMNVFLVLAVFFICFVPYHFSRIPYTISQTREMFQCSLKIALFQVKEGTLWLSSLNSCLDPLIYFFLCNSFRKSFFKTLNLTFFRCFSTRKKAQKRSTEETTPEPSSV, encoded by the coding sequence ATGGATCTCACAGAAAACCCTGAGAGCTTATACAACTCCACAAAACTTACTGAAGTGGACAGCGTGTGTATAAGAGACAATGTTGCACACCGGGTGGTGTTTCCAGTGCTCTACACAATTCTCTTCATTGTGGGGATTTCCCTAAACAGCTTGGCTGCCTGGGTGTTCTTTCAAATCCCCAGCAAATCCAACTTCATCATCTATCTGAAGAACATTGTGGTCGCTGACCTTCTCATGACCCTGATGTTTCCCTTCAAGATCCTCCATGATTCCAAACTGGGTCCTGAATACCTTAAAATAATCGTCTGCCAGGTGACCTCTGTGGTCTTTTACTTCACCATGTACATCAACATTATACTCTTCGGGTTAATAAGCATCGATCGCTATCAGAAAACAGTGAGTCCGTTTAAAAATGCTAAAACATTGGGCTTACAGTATGTAAAAGTCCTGTCAGCAGCCATCTGGGCCTTTATGTTTTTCCTTTCCCTACCAAATATGATTCTGATAAAACGGGAGCATGTTTCTGAACATTTCAAGTGTGCTTCCTTGAAAACAGAGTTTGCGTTAAAGTGGCACGAAGCCGTGAACTATATTTGTCAGATTATTTTCTGGGGCAATTTAGCTGTAGTTACTTTTTGCTATGTTTTAATCACTAAAGAACTGTACAACTCATACGCCAGAACCAAAAGCACTAACAAAAAGGGTAGGAAAACtatcaaaatgaatgtatttctaGTTTTAGCagtcttttttatttgctttgtgccATACCATTTTTCACGCATCCCCTACACCATAAGCCAGACGAGAGAGATGTTTCAGTGCTCACTCAAGATCGCCTTGTTTCAAGTGAAGGAAGGCACGCTGTGGCTGTCCTCTCTCAACTCATGCCTTGATCCCCTGATCTACTTTTTTCTCTGCAATTCATTCAGAAAGtccttttttaaaacactgaatctAACTTTCTTCAGGTGCTTTTCAACCAGAAAGAAAGCACAGAAACGCTCCACTGAAGAGACGACTCCTGAACCTAGTTCTGTCTAG